One genomic region from Pseudochaenichthys georgianus chromosome 15, fPseGeo1.2, whole genome shotgun sequence encodes:
- the LOC117459899 gene encoding uncharacterized protein yields MAPETQLHLTSHHRLPLAAAAARRQSWSNTNWKTRRPAAPPSVSVSSDWEPSSPISAADSSDKSDLSESREAFGDEICHKEPKYIVFGSSLGKLLQWCHCPSCGSVDIRQVWTTTGTLLTIHQTCDSCLQATKWQSQPSIGNFPPGNMLLSAGILFAGASPTKVLRVLNHMGVMTYGKRTFFSFFFGLTRRSGSNQVHYQLCKDIGKLSAVHQTSNVEGFHSLIIQFAPKCYVYSYTGMLCRTLLAGLHYNENASRHTATTKAGEQRFKIRYPKYKAGGHVVKKILVEATFSYVDDLMREVVDLCKKPSADRPVQLEEPPTLSFGNGEA; encoded by the exons ATGGCACCAGAGACCCAGCTACACCTGACCAGCCACCACAGGCTGcctctagcagcagcagcagccaggcGTCAAAGCTGGAGCAACACCAACTGGAAGACGCGCCGTCCAGCTGCACCACCATCAGTATCAGTCTCCTCAGACTGGGAACCCAGTAGCCCCATCTCAGCGGCTGATTCTTCTGATAAGTCAGATCTGTCAGAAAGTCGGGAAGCATTTGGGGATGAGATCTGCCACAAGGAACCCAAATACATCGTCTTTGGCTCCAGCCTCGGGAAACTGCTACAGTGGTGCCACTGTCCATCTTGCGGCAGCGTCGACATCCGTCAAGTGTGGACAACCACTGGAACACTACTTACGATCCACCAAACATGTGACTCCTGCCTGCAGGCAACTAAGTGGCAGAGTCAACCGAGCATTGGAAACTTCCCTCCAGGCAACATGCTGTTGTCTGCAGGCATACTGTTTGCCGGTGCGTCGCCAACAAAGGTGCTACGAGTCCTAAACCACATGGGTGTGATGACCTACGGGAAACGAACATTCTTCTCATTCTTCTTCGGGCTCACAAGAAGAAGTGGATCAAACCAA GTTCACTATCAGCTGTGCAAGGACATCGGCAAGCTCTCTGCCGTACACCAGACGTCCAATGTGGAGGGCTTTCACAGCCTCATCATTCAGTTTGCACCAAAGTGTTACGTGTACTCCTACACTGGCATGCTGTGCAG AACCCTTCTTGCCGGACTGCATTACAACGAGAATGCCAGCAGACATACTGCAACTACAAAGGCGGGAGAACAGAGGTTCAAAATCCGCTACCCCAAGTACAAGGCTGGAGGTCATGTTGTGAAGAAGATCCTAGTAGAGGCAACATTCA GCTATGTGGATGATCTCATGAGAGAGGTGGTCGACCTCTGCAAGAAACCCAGCGCAGACAGGCCTGTACAGCTGGAGGAGCCTCCCACTCTGTCCTTCGGCAATGGAGAAGCCTGA